In one window of bacterium DNA:
- a CDS encoding heparinase II/III family protein — protein sequence YNLPLPDGSTGNDEASMPMLERMSITYDWIAAELDSLEREKVLACLRRRGDQMMEYYNGVHFISGPWSNHAVRAIPFLGFDAVACLGEVDSARLWLDYVLRCYLTTFPTWGSDDGGWAQGLSYWSAYVGWHTNFLDGLRGATGIDLYRKPFFRRNGYFAVWCHPPYARRGGFGDGGEGAPNAPEKLMLLKYAGAMHDPVLLWQSEHIAVPTGIESKLQVKADDPGWLEWFVEDVFGFLTPRPEGLEEKAPTDLPQSKWFKDIGWVAMHSALGDSSRDVWALFKSSRYGSFSHSHADQNSFQFNAYGEPLLIDSGYYPWYGSPHHNLWTRQTRAHNAVLVNGRGQAVYSMQAAGTIESFHDQGGLVVASGEAAKAYNTPLEQEIVKQWRELLSEPVPADSPKVLTARRTLAFRGQGAARPWLAVLDYLETGVPARFQYLLHALGPFRIDSTGGALIVRQGESACLVRLICSTEIQLGQSDSFTVAPEERYEGAANQWHFKAETREPAAAVRFLALIVPFRQGEETPQLTPVEEENWKGFELDGERVLAWWGEGETGQPASKIAPKRLKIDWVDGAQKRSELF from the coding sequence CTACAACCTTCCGCTGCCGGACGGCTCCACGGGTAACGACGAGGCCTCGATGCCCATGCTCGAGCGCATGTCGATCACCTACGACTGGATCGCCGCCGAGCTGGACAGCCTGGAACGTGAAAAAGTCCTGGCCTGCCTGCGGCGGCGCGGCGACCAGATGATGGAATACTACAACGGTGTGCATTTCATCTCCGGGCCCTGGTCGAACCACGCGGTGCGGGCGATCCCGTTCCTCGGGTTCGACGCCGTGGCCTGCCTGGGAGAGGTGGACAGCGCCAGGCTCTGGCTCGACTATGTCCTGCGCTGCTACCTGACCACTTTCCCCACCTGGGGCTCGGATGACGGGGGCTGGGCCCAGGGACTCAGCTACTGGTCGGCCTATGTGGGCTGGCACACCAATTTCCTGGACGGCCTGCGCGGGGCCACCGGGATCGACCTCTACCGCAAGCCGTTCTTCCGCCGGAATGGATATTTCGCGGTCTGGTGCCATCCGCCCTACGCCCGGCGCGGCGGTTTCGGTGATGGAGGGGAGGGCGCACCCAACGCTCCGGAAAAGCTGATGCTGCTGAAATACGCCGGCGCGATGCACGACCCGGTCCTGCTCTGGCAGAGCGAGCATATCGCGGTCCCGACAGGGATCGAGTCCAAGCTGCAGGTCAAGGCCGATGACCCCGGCTGGCTGGAATGGTTCGTGGAGGACGTTTTCGGTTTCCTCACCCCCAGGCCGGAGGGACTGGAAGAGAAAGCCCCCACGGACCTGCCGCAGTCCAAATGGTTCAAGGATATCGGCTGGGTGGCCATGCACTCGGCCCTGGGAGACTCGTCGCGGGATGTCTGGGCCCTGTTCAAGTCCAGCCGCTACGGCAGTTTCAGCCACAGCCACGCCGACCAGAACAGTTTCCAGTTCAACGCCTACGGCGAGCCGCTGCTCATAGACTCGGGCTACTATCCCTGGTACGGCAGCCCGCACCACAACCTCTGGACCCGCCAGACCCGCGCCCACAACGCCGTGCTGGTCAACGGCCGCGGCCAGGCGGTCTACTCGATGCAGGCTGCCGGGACAATCGAGTCCTTTCACGACCAGGGCGGCCTGGTCGTGGCCAGCGGCGAGGCGGCCAAGGCCTACAACACTCCGCTGGAACAGGAGATCGTAAAGCAGTGGCGCGAGCTTCTGAGCGAGCCTGTGCCCGCGGACAGCCCGAAAGTGCTGACCGCGCGGCGCACTCTGGCTTTCCGCGGACAGGGCGCCGCGCGCCCCTGGCTGGCCGTGCTGGATTACCTGGAGACGGGCGTCCCGGCCAGGTTCCAATACCTGCTGCACGCCCTCGGTCCGTTCCGGATCGACTCGACCGGCGGCGCACTGATCGTGCGTCAGGGCGAGTCGGCCTGCCTGGTGCGGCTTATCTGCAGCACAGAGATACAGCTCGGCCAGAGCGACAGTTTCACGGTCGCCCCGGAGGAGCGCTACGAGGGTGCGGCCAACCAGTGGCATTTCAAGGCCGAGACGCGGGAGCCGGCCGCAGCGGTCAGGTTCCTGGCCCTCATCGTCCCGTTCCGCCAGGGTGAGGAAACCCCGCAACTGACGCCGGTGGAGGAAGAGAACTGGAAAGGGTTCGAGCTGGACGGGGAGAGGGTGCTGGCCTGGTGGGGCGAGGGCGAGACCGGGCAGCCGGCCAGCAAGATCGCG